In Shewanella sp. MR-4, the genomic stretch CACTGGCAAGCCGCGCGAGCGTGGCACAGCCCTTGGGGAACGAAACCGAAGAGGCGCAGGCTAAGTGCCAGCAACTGCTGGCGGGGGATGAGGAAGAAATTGCCAATTGTGTTGGCCAAAATCTGCCCTCATCTACGAGTCCGTTTTCATCCTCCCATGTGCAAATGGGCCAATTGACCGAAGAGCAGGAATGCGAGGCGGCCACGGCAGCGGTGGATTTTGATAAAGCAAAACCGAATACGCCGTAAACCCTGTGAAAGCTATGCTTTGTCATCATAAAAACTCATAAAATATAAAGGCCACTGAAAAGTGGCCTTTATATTTAAAACTAACATTTTTCAAATCAGCAGATTTGAATCTCTTAAGTGATCCTGTGAGAACGATGGATCAGTGCTGCGGATTTTTATAAGTCAGAAATGCTTATAAATGAAAGTGCTTTTGACTCAAAGCCTAGCTTATTTAGCAGTCTCAGCTTCGGTGACTGGGGTGTCGGCAGGAGCAACGTCTACCACAGCTTCAGAGGTTTCCGCCTCGAGGCGAGCACGCTCTGCTTTAGAAATATAACGCGGTTTTGCACCCACTTTAGGTTTCTCGATTTTGTTTTGTTTGGCTTTTTCGCGCTTAGCCATTTTCTTAACGATCTTTTGCTTCTTGTTCATAACATCTCTAATTCGGTTTTTGCCTATGCAGGCTGAGTCCAGCGGCTCAATTAAAGCTGGATTCTAACTCAATATTGCTTATCTCTCCATGTTTTGCTGTTGCTAAAGACCGTACAGGCAAATTGGGGCAGGATGAGGTCACGCTAAAGTATGAGTTATTTTTGTTCGCTGTACTGTTAACGCATTGCTAAAGCCGCTATATTGAGGGTCGGTAAGGTATTGACCTTTAAACTGTTTAAGTA encodes the following:
- a CDS encoding DUF2986 domain-containing protein, with the translated sequence MNKKQKIVKKMAKREKAKQNKIEKPKVGAKPRYISKAERARLEAETSEAVVDVAPADTPVTEAETAK